Proteins co-encoded in one Arachis stenosperma cultivar V10309 chromosome 7, arast.V10309.gnm1.PFL2, whole genome shotgun sequence genomic window:
- the LOC130941946 gene encoding uncharacterized protein LOC130941946, producing MSTIHTAKAKEENGKQSTTAKNPGSSGSFKRWGRKSPFLRYGLPMISLTVLGALGLGHLLQGSKDIAKVKDDQEWEITEVRKALSRLGPVDAYNPKTISLEDELKALQQKVNIDDYEYKKIPKPNEGK from the exons ATGAGTACAATTCACACAGcaaaagcaaaagaagaaaatggGAAGCAAAGTACGACAGCTAAGAATCCAGGTTCTTCTGGTTCCTTCAAGAGATGGGGCAGGAAAAGCCCCTTTCTGAGATATGGCCTTCCCATGATATCTCTTACTGTTCTTGGTGCTCTTGGCCTTGGTCATCTCTTGCAAGGCAG CAAGGATATTGCAAAGGTGAAGGATGATCAGGAATGGGAAATAACTGAAGTAAGAAAAGCATTGTCTAGACTTGGACCAGTAGATGCATACAATCCAAAAACCATCTCATTGGAGGATGAGCTCAAG GCCTTGCAACAAAAGGTGAACATTGACGATTACGAGTACAAGAAAATTCCTAAACCGAATGAGGGCAAGTGA